Proteins co-encoded in one Quercus robur chromosome 8, dhQueRobu3.1, whole genome shotgun sequence genomic window:
- the LOC126695317 gene encoding cellulose synthase-like protein H1 isoform X1, with product MGMANPISLPLYEKIPRKNTLQRAFDTLIFLLLLSLLIYRLLFLNNHGLTWLLAFLCESWFTFTWVLIISSKWNPVENKTYPDRLLQRVPELPSVDMFVTTADPVLEPPIITVNTVLSLLAIDYPSHKLACYVSDDGCSPITYYSLVEASKFAKLWVPFCKKYNIHVRAPFRYFSTNPQTLGGSSSDFQQEWKRMKDEYERLSCKIEDAVHKSVPCDLSGDFAEFSNVERKNHPAIIKVIWENKTGLLDGLPHLIYISREKQPKHPHHYKAGAMNVLARVSGLMTNAPYMLNVDCDMFVNNPKAALHAMCLLLSPNSEKEIAYAQFPQVFYDGLKDDPYANQFVIFYEYLGRGIAGLQGPFYSGTGCFHRRKVIYSLSPNNVDPVNEKLIESMLLNFGSSMELINSAAKALKGKTDTVASLQNSIHAANQVSGSCYEYGTSWGTTVGWRYGSTTEDIHTGLMIHKRGWRSIFCTPDPPAFLGCAPSGGPAAATQMKRWTTGLLEILFSKSCPLFATLFGKLQFRQCLVYLWILTWGMRPVFELCYAALPAYCIITNSHFLPKVQEPTLYILVAIFVIYNISTLSEYLRAGESIRAWWNNQRMSRINTVNAWLFGFLSVILKLLGISETVFEVTQKDQSNDDANDVEAGRFTFDGSPIFLPGTTILLVHLTALVVTLLKWQPPPSDGHGSGLGEVFCSVYLVIWFWPFLKGLVGKGRHGIPLSTIWKSAALALLFVHLCRRTTMD from the exons ATGGGCATGGCCAACCCgatctctctccctctatatGAAAAAATCCCACGCAAAAATACTTTACAAAGAGCCTTTGATACCTTAatctttctccttctcctttcTCTCCTTATTTATCGTCTCCTCTTCCTCAACAATCATGGTCTCACTTGGCTCCTTGCTTTTCTATGCGAGTCATGGTTCACCTTCACTTGGGTTCTAATCATCAGCTCCAAATGGAATCCCGTAGAAAATAAAACGTACCCAGACCGCCTCTTGCAACG GGTACCTGAGCTTCCATCAGTGGACATGTTTGTGACAACTGCAGACCCTGTGCTAGAACCACCAATAATCACAGTAAACACCGTGCTCTCTTTGTTGGCAATTGATTATCCATCTCACAAGCTAGCTTGCTACGTATCGGATGACGGTTGTTCTCCAATCACTTACTACTCTCTTGTGGAAGCCTCAAAGTTTGCAAAGCTTTGGGTTCCATTTTGTAAGAAGTACAATATTCATGTTAGAGCCCCCTTTAGATACTTCTCCACTAACCCCCAAACGCTTGGTGGTAGTTCAAGTGATTTTCAacaggaatggaaaagaatgaag GATGAATATGAACGACTTAGCTGCAAAATTGAGGATGCTGTCCACAAGTCAGTGCCATGTGATCTTAGTGGGGACTTTGCAGAATTCTCTAATGTAGAACGCAAAAACCATCCAGCTATTATCAAG GTAATATGGGAGAACAAGACAGGTCTTCTAGATGGATTGCCACACTTGATCTATATATCAAGGGAGAAGCAGCCAAAGCATCCACATCATTATAAAGCAGGAGCCATGAATGTTCTA GCTAGGGTCTCTGGTTTGATGACAAATGCTCCTTACATGCTGAACGTAGACTGTGATATGTTTGTCAACAATCCTAAAGCTGCTCTTCATGCAATGTGCTTGTTATTGAGTCCCAACAGTGAAAAAGAAATCGCATATGCTCAATTTCCTCAAGTGTTCTATGATGGATTAAAGGATGATCCATATGCCAATCAGTTCGTGATTTTTTATGAA TATTTGGGGCGTGGAATAGCAGGACTTCAAGGACCTTTTTATAGTGGAACAGGATGCTTTCATAGAAGGAAAGTTATCTATAGTCTATCCCCAAATAATGTAGATCCAGTAAATG AAAAATTGATTGAATCTATGCTCTTAAATTTTGGGAGTTCAATGGAGCTGATCAATTCAGCTGCTAAAGCTTTGAAAGGGAAGACAGATACAGTGGCCAGTCTTCAAAATTCTATTCATGCAGCAAACCAAGTCTCTGGTTCCTGTTACGAGTATGGAACAAGTTGGGGTACAACG GTGGGCTGGAGATATGGATCGACAACAGAGGATATCCACACAGGACTAATGATCCATAAAAGAGGTTGGAGATCCATATTCTGTACACCGGATCCACCAGCATTTTTAGGGTGCGCACCTTCAGGTGGACCTGCTGCAGCGACACAAATGAAGAGGTGGACCACAGGCTTGCTTGAAATTCTTTTCAGCAAAAGTTGTCCCTTATTTGCCACTCTCTTTGGAAAGCTTCAATTTAGGCAATGCCTAGTCTATCTTTGGATCCTCACGTGGGGCATGCGCCCTGTTTTTGAGCTATGCTATGCTGCTCTGCCAGCGTATTGTATCATTACCAACTCTCACTTCTTGCCCAAG GTTCAAGAAccaacattatatatattagttGCAATCTTCGTCATTTACAACATATCCACTTTATCCGAGTATCTAAGAGCCGGCGAGTCAATTCGAGCTTGGTGGAATAACCAAAGAATGTCAAGAATAAACACAGTGAATGCATGGTTATTCGGATTTCTAAGTGTCATACTCAAGCTCTTAGGAATATCCGAGACAGTCTTTGAAGTAACACAAAAAGACCAATCTAATGATGATGCCAATGATGTTGAAGCTGGAAGGTTCACCTTCGATGGGTCCCCAATTTTCCTCCCAGGTACAACCATTTTACTGGTGCACCTAACTGCGTTGGTTGTGACTTTGTTAAAGTGGCAACCACCACCTAGTGATGGGCATGGGTCAGGGCTAGGGGAGGTCTTCTGCAGTGTGTATTTGGTGATATGGTTCTGGCCATTTTTGAAGGGTTTAGTTGGGAAAGGAAGACATGGAATTCCCCTATCCACCATATGGAAGTCAGCTGCTTTGGCATTACTTTTTGTGCACTTGTGCAGAAGGACTACAATGGATTGA